The genomic stretch GGTTGTTTGATCACTCGCACACACTACGAAGCTCTGTTCTGGCTGGTTTGAGTCTATTCTTGTTCGCAGTCGCACTGGCTTTCTCCTGGTTATACTTCAACAAACAGGAGTTTGTGCTCGCTTCAATTTACCTGTTTTTCACTCTTTACTCGCTGTACGTGTCCCGCCTTGCTGCACAGCGTAAGCACAAACATCGTCACATCCAATGTTACGTTTACTTAATGATGTTTATCATCTGCATCAGCACCTACCTGCAACCTTTAGCAGATGGCCTCTATTTGTGGACGATCTTCTGCCCGATAGTGCTCTATGCCCTGCTCGGCCTCAACCAGGGCCGCCTTATGTCGGGCATTGTCCTGCTTGCTCAGGTTATGAGTGTCTACGATGACGTGATTCAGGTTTCGGCTTTAAATGCATTGACCACCATGGTCAACTTAATCTTGTGTTACTGCGGGGTCTGGATTGTTTCACATCGCTACGAATTCAACCGCGAGAATATCGAGAACTCTCTGACTTACCTCGCATCACGCGACGCTCTGACCGGGGCCCATAATCGCCTGTCACTGCGAGCGGCCTTTAACCACTTTGAGAAGCATCGCAGCAGCGTAGATTCACTCAGCCTTCTGCTGATTGATTTGGACTACTTTAAACAGATTAACGATCAGTACGGACATGATTCCGGTGACAAGGTATTAATAGAAACAGCCCAAATACTGGCCAATGTGGTGGGCGAAGATAATTTGTATCGTATCGGCGGCGAAGAATTCTGTGTCACTCTGTTTGATACGGTTCTCGAACAGGCGGAGAAGATGGGTGAGCGCCTGCGCAGCGCAGTTGGAACCCATTTATTCTACTATCGCGAGCAGACAATTCACTTAACCTTAAGTGTGGGCATTTGTGAGTATCAGGCCGGAGATAAACTGACCGATTTGATCAAGTTGGCGGATAAAGAGCTCTACCGGGCAAAACATAACGGACGCAATCAGGTTCGTATTTGCCAGACAGTCGAATATGCCGAGTGCCAACCGCAAGCTGAATCAGGTTAGTGATTCTGCGTCTTCCCCATCATCCAGTTCAAATACCACATTGTAATTTTCTGTATAAGTACAGTGTGGCTGACGGCTGCAGGTAAAAAATCGACGACCTTTGAACTCGCCCTGACTGGCCACTTTGATGTTCATCGGGCTGCCACAACGTTTACAAAAACGAACTTCTTTGTCGGTTTCGATCAAGTCAATATGCGCGGCGAGTAACCGGCGCAGTTTGCCCACTTGATAGCTGTAACGGATATTGGCACCGATTAAAGGGATATTTGCCGTCTTACATACCTGCATCAGCAACTTTTCTCGTTCAACCTTAAGCTTGGTCAGCTCCTTGCCATCATCGAGTTCCACAACCACGCGCGGCTCCAATGTTCTGGCATCACACACCAGGAAATTAAACTGGCTGCGTGCCACCCGGTTGTTGGCAATAAACCACTGCTTCTTATTCAGACCTTTTGAAGGGGTAACCACCTGGGTCATACTGACTTTGGTCAACACAATTCCGTGCTCTCCTACTGCAGCGGTTAACGCGTGATAAAACGTGCTTTCTGCGCTAGTCAAAACTGGCCCTTTACGACGGTAAGCGTAACTTTTGCTGCCATCATGGCGAATCACGTACTTTTGAATCACCACAAAAAAGACCACCAGCAGTGCCACAATGATGAAGATATTAGTCATGACGTTCCTTTAACCGCTATTAAATTCAAGCACTGCTCCCAAAGCCTGAACGATGAAATATCATCCCCGAACTCACCACCATCACTATTAGATTCGGAAGCTAACTCTTTCATAGATAACTGATGTTTTCCCGAAAGGCCAGCACATTTCTCCGATTTTGCAGAATGTGTAAACCTGACACTAAGTTCCTTGAGCTATCTCCAGTCCATAGAATTATCTCCAGTCCAGAGAACTATCTCAAAGCCGAAAAACGTTCGCGAAGCCACACAACTATGGTGAAGCGGCCAAACTAACAAGAAGACCCGCCAATGCGGGCCCCAATCACTCAACAAAAACGCAATAAGCTTAGCCGCGCCCCGTCATTACTGTGACGATTCATGTCACAATGCTGGCTCGCGCTTTAGCTCAGGTCGGAAGACTTAACTGAAGATTAAACCGTCCATTAAGGATACCAGCTTGCCAATTTGTGGTTTGGTAATGGTGTCATTGGCTCCGAGCGACAAAGCTTTGGTACGGTTGTCGTCACTCATCAGAGACGAGAACATCACGATGGGGGTGTTACAGTACGCTTCGGTATCGCGTAATCGCTTCAGTAAATGCATTCCATCCATGCGCGGCATTTCCACATCAGATACAATCGCATCAATAAGCTCACTGACCGCCAGATTTTCTTCTTTTGCGATACGCTCGACGTCCATCAATTTCTCATGCGCTTCACCACCATCTTTGCAGGCAATAACGTTATAGCCAGCGGTACTTAACGTATCTTGAATCAGACTGCGGATGAATGCTGAATCATCGACCACCATCACCGTTTTCGCATTACGCTTACTGACCATGGTCTGATTCAGGTTGACCGAGCGGTCGACTTTCACATCATACTTCTCCATACTCAATTCCGGATTGATGTCAGCAATAATCTTCTCGAAATCGAGGATCATGATCAGCTTGCCTTCTTTACGCACCACAGCAACCACACAGTCCTGTTCACCTGACTCCAGAAATTGACTCGGAGATTCGACATCATTCCAGGAAATACGATGAATGCGGCTGATGCTGTCAATCAGGAAGCCATTGGTCATGCGGTTAAAATCAGTCACAATCACATATTTGTTGCTGTTTACCGAGCTGGTCGGTACACCAAGCCAACCGGCCAGATCCACTAACGGTGTCAAAATGTCGCGTGAAGAGAACACACCAATCATATGAGGCTGAGCATTGGGATAGTCGGTGGTGTCCGGTACACGGATCACCTCTCTGACTTTGGCGACGTTAATGCCGTAATAACAGGTTTTGGTTTCGCCATTTGCCAGTTGTTTTTCGAGATGAAATTCAATTATTTCTAATTCGTTGGTACCGCTTTCAAGAAGAATGTTACTGCTGGGGTTACTCATATTGGTCACTTCAGTTAGGCAAGTTATCGGTATTTGTCTAAAATGGCCTGATATAAGTTCACGCCATCTTTACCGGAAGTATCCCTAATTATATCAATCCCTTTTTGTAAGTCATTCACCAACTGCTGATCTATTTCTTTATTGAAGGCGAAATAGAGTAAGCCTTGCTGCAAAACAAAAATTGTCGCCAGATCTTCTGCCTGGTAGCCCGACCTGATAGCCCACCAGTGCGTCGCCTGTTCGTTATAGGCGATAAGATCGATACGGTTTTTGAGCAGCAATTCGGTCAGCACGCCGACATTGGCCGCTTCCTGCATCAACTCTCGCGGGATGCCGAGTTGGAGCAGGAGCTGTTCACCGACATCATCCCGGATAACGCCGATGCGATATTTCGCCAGGTCAATGGGCTGGTCAATTTTTATTTTGGTGTCACTGCGAGCCAACACGGAAACCCGGATTTCCCCTATCGGTCCGACCCAGTTGAACAGGGATTCGCGGTGCTGAGTCCGGGTTGCAGAAAACAGAACCGAACCGGGTTTGAGCAACACCGAGCGATAAGCTCTCGGCCAGGGCTGCATGACAATTTGCTCACTTGAAATTTCACGGCCAACTTGCTGGCTGGCCTGTTGCAACAAATCCACTGCAATGCCGGTAATCTGGCCATTATTTGAAAAATTATAAGGCGGGTACTCTTCAATGTAGAAAGTCAGCTCACTCATATCCGCAGCTGATGACACAGACCAGACCAAAACCGACACAACAGCCGACTTTGCTAACCGTTTCGTTATTCTCATTCTGATGCCCTTGCGACTCTACTGAACTTTAACGCTAGATGAGTCAGATGGGCTTAGACGAGAGCAAGGTCGCAAAAATTCTACTCTGCAATGACTGGCTGTCCGATTGACCTCATATTCGAGTGACTTTCTTATAGCTGCGCTCAGGACGGCCCACAGAACCATAACGGACATCCGCTTCCAGCTCTCCCGAACCAATCAAATACTCAAGATAGCGTCGTGCGGTCGTGCGGCTGGCCCCTATTTTCTCACCGGCCTCATCGGCTGTGAGAGTGACAGAATCGACAAACAACTGGCGGATTTTATCCAGCGTTACACTGTCTATGCCTTTCGGTAACCGCGAAGCTGACATATCCTGCTGAGCAGAAGAGGTTAACATCTTATCCACCAGTCCCTGATCCAAGTCGGCCAATTTTCCCAACTCAACCTGACGTGCCAAATACTTTTTCAGGGCCGTTTCCAAACGAGGAAACATCACGGGTTTGAGCAGATAATCGACCACACCGCCGCGCATCGCCTGCTGCAGTGTTTCCACATCACGCGCCGCGGTAATTAGGATCACGTCACAGCGGGCATTACGGCTGCGTACCCACTGCAGAATATCCAAGCCCGTGCCGTCCGGCAGATAAACATCCAGTAACACTAAATCCGGTTGCAGCACTTCTAACTGCATCTCGGCTTCCGCTTGTGAGGTTGCAATCCCGACCACATCAAAGCCACCCGTCTGGTTAAGATATTTATGATGCAACTGAGCGATCGCTACATCATCTTCAATGATCAATACCCGGGTTGTCATAGCAGCTCTTCCTTGGGCAGATAAACCGTCATACGTGTTCCATATTCTTTGTCATTACTATACATCTCTAATTGACCCTGATAGCGATCAGATAACTGCTTGACCAGATACAATCCAACCCCCCGGTTATGCTTCGCTTTACTCGATACCCCTTTTTGCAGCAACAGATCCGGGCTGAAATCCTGAGGCAAACCACAGCCCTGATCTTCAACCTCAAGTATGATTTCATTGCCGTAGTCGCTGATCGAGACATCGATAACACGCCTCTCCTTTGGAAAACGTTGCGAGTGGCGTATCGCAGTCAGTGTCGCATCAAAGGCATTGTCTATCAGGTTGCCCAGAATAGTCACTATGTCTTCCGCGTTGATATAACCCGGTAAACAGGCCAGATGCGAGCCATCATCGACATTAAGCTCCAGGCCAATCTCACGCGCTCGCTCTGTCTTACCCAGCAGCATACCGGCGATCAACGGGTCTTTAATCGTTTCACGCAGAAACTCGATCAAACTCTGGTAATGGGCGGTTTCCTGACCAATTAGCTGCTGTACCGCCTCCAGCTCTCCCATTTGCACCAGTCCACTGATGGTATTGAGTTTATTGCGATGTTCATGAGTTTGAGAGCGCAGCATTTCTGCGTACTCTCTGGTCTGGGATAGCTGCTCCGTAAGCTCGCTGATCTCACCACGCAAACGAAAGCTGGATACCGCCCCGACCACTCTGCCTTCAACAACAATCGGACTTCGGTTGGCAATCAAACGCTGTTTGTTGAGATACAACTCGATATCATGGTCTATGGCCCCGGTTTCCAGCACTTTGTACAGATCGCTATTGGGTAATGAGTCGGTCAACAAGCGATTAATGGCCTTATCGCGGTCGATACCTAAAATGTCACAGGCGCTTTTATTAATTGAACGCAATACGCCTTTATCATCAATACTGAGAATACCCTCTCTGATCGTACTCATGGTGACATCCAGCTCGACATACAGACGGCCAATCTCCTCCGGCTCAAAGCCCAGAATCGCCTTTTGAAAACGACGTGACACATAACTTGAGACAATACCATTGGCAATTAACACCAAAAAGGTGATCGCGATAAGGTACGTCAGAAATGGTTCGATCCTGTCTTGTAAACGAGCGAGCAGATACCCCACCGAAACAACGCCGATCACCTGGCCGTTGCTGTCAACTACCGCGGCCTTACCGCGCACCGACTGCCCCAGAGAGCCCTGTGCAAACGAGATGTACTCTTCACCGCCCAGCAAAGCGCGCTCATTATCACCGCCTACCATTGGCTTACCGATTCTCGCGTCAATCGGATGAACAATCCGCATCCCTTTATCATCACCAATCACGATGAAAGTGGCGCCGATCAATTGGGTTAAATCGCGGAAACGTTGCTGGATCTCATCAGAGTCATCCGCACGTTGAATAACGTCAATCACTATCGACGAGCGGGCCAGAAACGAAGCCACGCCCAGAGCCTTGAGCCCCATCTCTTCTTCCTGAGAATGTTTGATGTAGGCAAAGCCGGCGGCGACCAAGACCAACAACTCAATCAAGCCGGACAATGTCATTATGATCAGCATACGTTTGCGAAAGCTGATATCGTTCCATGTCATGAATATCTCCCTGTCCGCCCAAAACTAACACTAATTTAACAAAGGTGCGAAAGCGGGTTCGATAACTGTGAACACAGCGTGTGTTAGCAACTTGCTCATTTTGGTGACAAATTTTCATACATCCTCGCCAGCATCAAATTGAGTAAAAAATCATCAACAACTGGATTTTTTTGCAACAATAAAACATGACATAGATCACATGCGATTTGGTTTTTTTTAGCCTGTAGAGGTTCATTCGGTCATATACTGATTGGGCAGTGAGGGCAGAAACGTTGCAGGCAGGGCCAACATAATAATTAACTCAATCCTGGTTTGTCGCTTGCGCTACTATCGTAAGAAGGATACTCACCATGGAAAGAGATGCGTTTGGAATATGTTTGTCGCAACAAATGCTGACCGAGCACCTGCAGTCAACTTTTACTCATGTTCGTGCTTACGGATCAGAGCAGCAGGATGATCTGCAAGTCGTGCTATCGATACCGCAAATGACAGGACAAGATCTGCTCGATACCATTCAAAGCACAGAAGAGCTGGTGTGGCGCGCCGACTTTCACTGTCCCGGACGATGAGCCTGTCTACAAGCAGAAACAGGACTGGGCTCCTCAGCAACGATAGGGCTCAAAGGCATCATAAAATTGGCCCAACCAACGCTAAATCGACTCTAAGTCTACGCATTTGACTCTTGATGTGTTGATCAGGAAAATGCTGTTATACTCAACGGAAAACCGATAACATAGAGTATAAACTCTAATATCGACGTTTGAGCTTAAGCATGAAAGTGAAATCAATCAGTGTGCTGTTAACTTCTCTGTTGGCGCTCCCGTCAGCGTTTGCAGCGCCGATCTCCTTTGACCAGGCGTGGGAGATTTTGCAGCGTCAAAACCATTCGTTAGCCGCCGAGCGCGCCAACGTAGATCATTTTGAGCACCTGTATAACGCCACTTCCAGTCTGAATTTACCTTCAGTGACCGTGGGAGCTAATTATACCCGCCTCGACCAAGATGTGACATTGTCACTTAAGCAGGTCGCAGACAGCGCAGGGGGCATTGTCGCACCGGCTGCTCTAGCCCCTCTTTTCACCTCTCTCGGCTCTCTGACCTCTACCATCACGGAACGCGATATTTTCAGCTCTTCGATTCGGGCAGTCTGGCCTATTTTTACCGGTGGTCGCATTACTGCTGCGCAAAATGCTGCCGAAGGCAAAAAGGAAGAAGCACAAAGCCAACTGGCGATGGAAGTTCAGGCACGATATGAAGACCTGGCCAAGTATTATTTCAGCGTGGTCTTAGCGCAGGAAGTGCTGCAAACCCGTATTGAAGTAGAAAAAGGGCTGACTCAACATCGGGACAACGCGCTTAAGCTCGAACAGCAAGGCCAGATCGCCAGAGTCGAGCGATTGCAGGCCGAAGCATCGCTTGATAAAGCAACCGTTGAGCGTAAAAAAGCGCAAAAAGATCTCGATATTGCTCAAAGCGCCCTCACCCAAATCCTCAACCAACCACAAATGGTTGAGCCGAGCGGTGATTTGTTTATCAACCCCAGCTTACCGCCAATGAGCGCCTTCATCGATCAGACACTGGCGACTTACCCGGGGCTGGACTTGCTCAACGCGAAAGAAAAACAGGCCAGCAGCCTTATCAAAGCTGAAAAAGGCAAATACTACCCAGAAGTCTATCTGTACGGCACTTACAACTTATACGAAGATGACTCCCTCGCCAGTGACCTGCGCCCGGACTGGTTAGTCGGCGTCGGCGTCAATGTGCCACTGGTGGAAAATACCGGGCGTAGTGAGCAAGTGAAAGCCGCCAGCAGTCTGGTCACCCAGGTGAAATACCGTCGTGAACAGGCTAAGCAAGATCTCAGTGTGCTGGTTGAAAAAACCTATAAAGAAGCCGAGCAAGCTCAGGAAGAAGTGGAAGGACTTAACTCGAGCCTGCAACTGGCTCAGGAAAACCTGCGCTTACGCCAGAAAGCCTTCACTCAAGGACTGTCGACCTCAGTGGATGTAGTCGATGCCGAGTTATACCTCGCCAGCATTCGTACCCAACAGGCGGTGGCCGGCTTTCACTATCTGATCGCACTGACCAAACTACTGGCTATTTCCAGTGAAATGGCCACTTTCCCACAATACCAGCAAAGTGCACAGCCACTCAGTACAGCGCCGAATCCATCTGCTGCCATTTCGATGACGGAGAACCCAATTTCATGAAAACCGTTAAAACGCCTCTGCTCGCGATTATCGCTCTGGCCGCCGCAGGCTGGATCGGTTACAGCTTTTATCTGGCCTATCAACCAGAACCGGTGCGCCTGCAAGGTCAGATAGAATCCCAGCAATACAGCATTTCTTCCAAAGTGGCCGGTCGTATTGATCAGGTGTTCGTGCGTAAAGGCGATGAAGTAAAAAAAGGCCAGTTAATCTTCAGCCTGCACAGCCCGGAAATCGAAGCCAAACTCGAACAGGCGGTCGCCAACCAGAAAGCCGCTGGTGCCATGGCAAAAAGAGGCTGAAAACGGCGCGCGTCAGCAACAGGTACGTGCGGCGCAAGATCAATGGTTAAAAGCTAAAGCCGCTGCAGAACTGGCCGAGAAAACCTACCAGCGGGTCAATAACCTTTATAAAGACGGCGTAGTGGCTGAACAGAAACGCGATGAAGCCAACACCCAGTGGCAAGCCGCCAAGTACACCGAAAGCGCAGCGTTGCAGATGTATAACATGGCACGTGAAGGTGCGCGCAGCGAAACCAAACAAGCCGCTCAGGAAAAAGTCAACGTCGCAGCAGGTGCCGTGGCGGAAGTTGAGGCCTACGCTGCCGATACTAAGATTGAAAGCTGGTTTGACGGCGAAGTCGCGCAAGTCCTGATGCAAAGTGGCGAATTAGCACCACAGGGCTTTCCCGTGGTCACCGTGGTGGATAGACAGGATTCCTGGGCAGTACTCAATGTGCGTGAAGATCTGCTCAGTCAGTTTAAAAAAGGCAGCACGTTCAAGGCCTATCTTCCCGCACTCGATAAGCAGATTGAATTTACCGTTTCCCATATTGCAGTCATGGGTGATTTTGCCACCTGGCGTTCGACAGATTCGGCGCAGGGCTTTGATCTACGGACTTTTGAAGTCGAAGCGCGCCCGACAAATCCACAGGCGGATTTACGTATGGGCATGAGCCTGGTGGTTGAGTTGTAGCCATGAAGCACGCTTCGGTTGACCGCAGTCATAGCGGCGCTCATAACGTGGCGAGCCGTGCTGCCGACGGTACCAGTCCGGCTGCAGGCGACGCTGGTCGCCTGCCTGCACAGTGGCCGCTGCTGCGCAAGGATAAATGGTTGCTGGCCTGCCTGACCTGGTTGCCTATCCTGCTGGCGGCCAGTATTTGGTGGATATTCTCAGCCGGTATCGTTCATAACCTGCCCATCGGTGTGGTGGATTTGTCACACAGTCAGCTATCGCGTCAGTTGCAGCGCCATCTTGATGCGACGTCAACCTTAGCGGTCACCCGCCAATACCAGAATGTCGCTGCAGCGAAGCAGGACATGGTCACCAGCAACATCTACGCGTTTATTGTGATTCCCAGCCAGTTTGATAAGTCGGTCTATCGCAGTGAATTGCCGCAGGTCACCACGTTTTACAACAGCCAGTACATTCTGGTCGGACGGGTCATCAGCTCAGCAATCATGCAGGCCGTCGCAACGCTCAACGCTGAAATAGGGATCGTCACAAGCCTCTCCGCCGGCAATCAGACCACCCAGAGCGCAATGGGCCAGGTCGTGCCGGTACGCACTCAAATCACGCCATTATTTAATAAGAACACCAATTACGCCCAATTTCTGGTGTCTGCCATTATTCCGGCCATCTGGCAGATTGTTATCGTGGTGAGCACCATTCTGATTCTCAGCGCCAATACTCGAATTTATGGATTACATCGCTGGCTTGGCCAACGGCCCTTATTGCATCTGAGCCAGACACTGCTGCGTTACTATCCAATTTTCATGATTCAGGGCGCAGCGTATCTGTTCTGGTTCTACAGCGTATTGCAATGGCCGATGCATGGTAACCTGCTGGTCTTAATCCTGGCCCAGATGATTACCACTATCGGCTGTATGATCATGGGCGCCGTTTTTTTCTTCCTTAGCCTGGATCCCGCACGTGCTATGAGCTTCGCGGGTGCATTTACCGCCCCCAGTTTTGCCTTTATGGGCATTACCTTTCCAACCAGCGATATGGGGACGATTGCCCAGGCCTGGCGCAGTCTGCTGCCGGTCAGTCACTATATCGAAGTGCAGGTCAGTCAGGTCAGCTACGGTCTGGGCGGGTTCCAGTCGCTAACACATCTGTTGCCGATGTTCGGGTATTTATTCCCACTGCTGTTAACGGTCGTCCTGATGCGCAAGCATTTGCGCACGACACCGGTAAGGAGTGACCATGCGACTGACTGATTTATTTAAAGCCGAATTAAAGGCCTTATTGAGCAATCCGGTCGTTATGCTGACTATGTTTGGTGGCGTGCTGTTTTACTCATTCCTCTATCCACTCCCCTACAGCCATCAAACGCCGCGTGAGCAGGCGATCAGCATCGTGAATCTGGATAAGAGTCAGATTAGCTATCAGCTCGAACGCATGGTCGATGCCACCCCGCAGGTCAAAGTGGTGCAACGGGATCATTCGCTGGAACAAGCAAAGCAGGCTTTTCTGGATCGGAAAGTGAGCGGAATACTGGTGATACCCGAGCACTTCTATAAAGATCTGCTACTTGGTACCAGCCCGACCCTGGCATTTGCCGGAGACGCTTCCTACTTTCTGGTCTACGGCACTATCGTTGAAGGTCTGGCGCAAGCGGGCGGCACGCTGTCGGCCCGTGCCCGGGTGACCCGCCTGCTGAGCCAAGGGGAACCTCTTGAGAGTGCGGCCCATCACTATGCCGCAGTGCAATCGAATTTAAAGCCGACTTTTAATCCGCGTGTCGGTTACGTCGATTACGTCGTTCCTGCGGTGTTTATCCTCATTCTGCAGCAAACTCTGGCGATGTCTGCCGGGCTGTTAACCGGCACGCAGCGAGCTGAGTCAGGCGACTGGCAGCAGATTCCGGTACTGCCCCTGCTCTTCATGCGTACCTTCATCATAGTGGCGCTCTACTACCTGCTCAGCATGTACTATTTCGGGGCCAGCTTCAGCTTGCAAGGCGTGAGTACGATAGGTCAGCCGATACAATTACTGACTCTGCTGCTGCCGTTTTTGCTCACAGCCTGTTTTATCGGGATCTGGCTCGGAGCGGTGACACCACGCCGCGAACTGGTCACATTGATCGTGCTGATAAGCTCAATGCCGCTGGTGTTTTCCGCCGGATTTATCTGGCCTCTGGAAGCTATACCTACACCTATCATCTGGCTGTCGAACCTGTTCCCGAGTACACCCGGCATCCAGGGCTTTCTGGCACTCAATCAGATGGGGGCAGAATGGCGCCAAATCGCGCCGCAATGGACCCTGCTGTGGGCACAAGCCGTGGCATGGGGCAGCCTCGCTTGGTGGCAGCTGCAGCGCAATCACGGCGCTTTAACTGTGAAAGTCAGTCAAGCAGGATAGCTGTCAGGCTAGCCCGCCTTCTAACACCGCGGATGTGAGATGAGGGACGGTGGGGCAAAGCGCGCATTAAGCCGTGCTCGCTGATGTTAGTCCTGCCATTTTTTACGCATACGTTCGATGGTCGCCTGCTCTACGCCATGGATGTTGGGATACTCGCCACGACATACCTTAATCACCAGTTTTGCCCGGTGCTGACGGGCGATTTTCTTATACGCAGTCATCTCCCAGTGCCGCACAAACGTGTTGGCGACCACTACGCTTTTGCCCTGCTTGAGGCAATTTTCTGTCTCTTGCTGACACCAGGCGTGTGCCTGTGCTATCTGCTCCGGACGGTAGTGATATTCGCCCTGCGCATTGATAAAAAACATATCCGCTTCAAGATGCACCGCCGGTAAAGACTTGGCTAACGTCGATTTTCCCGAGCCGGGTAAACCACGAATTAAGGTCAGTGTCGGAATCATATGTGTTCAAATTATGCAAATCATAGCCGGCATACTAACTTAATTTTGTGGCGCACGCATTTTGCTATCGACAACGCCTATCAGTTAGGTTATAAGTCTAGATGTATAGACGTCCAAATGTAACGCTTAGGGAGAAAGCTGTGCCGATTAAGATCCCCGATCAACTGCCTGCAACTGATGTTTTACGTACTGAGAATATCTTCGTCATGTCGGAAACCCGCGCATCGACCCAGGGTATTCGTCCGCTGAAGGTTCTGATTCTTAACCTGATGCCAAAAAAAATTGAAACCGAAACTCAGTTCCTGCGTCTGTTATCAAATTCACCGCTTCAGGTGGATATTGAACTGCTGCGTATCGATGATCGCCCAAGCAAGAACACACCAGAAGAGCACTTAAACGAATTTTATCGCCAGTTTGAACTGGTCAGACACCGTAACTTCGATGGTCTGATCATTACTGGTGCGCCTTTAGGTTTAGTGCAATTTGAAGATGTCGTCTACTGGGATCACCTGCAGCAGATTATGAAATGGGCCAAAGAGCATGTGACCTCAACACTTTATGTGTGTTGGGCAGCACAAGCCGGCCTGAAATTGTTGTATAACCTGCCCAAACAGACACGTGAAGAGAAACTGTCCGGGGTTTATGTGCATGAAAACCTGCAGCCGTACCATCCGCTGCTGCGTGGTTTCGATGATACCTTCCTGGCACCGCATTCACGTTATGCCGATTTTGCGCCTGGTTATCTGGAAACTCATACCGACCTGGATATTCTTGCGACATCTGATGTCGCAGGCGTTTACCTTGCATCGACTAAAGATAAACGTAACGTGTTTGTGACTGGTCATCCGGAGTACGACGCACTGACCCTGCATAACGAGTACATTCGTGATCTGGGTGCGGGCCTGGAACCGGTCATGCCGGTGAACTATTATCCGAATGATGATGTTGATAACCCCCCACGTGCCAGTTGGCGTAGTCACGGACACTTGTTGTTCGCTAACTGGCTGAACTACTGCGTTTATCAGCAAACACCGTACGATCTGGAGCATTTCAGCGAAGATAAGTTCACCAAAGACGATTAATTCTCCATCGAGATTCGCCACAGTTCACTAACATGTTTTGATGACATTGGAAGGCCGCCCATCACGCGGCCTTTTTTCATCCCCTCAGCCATTAGGCATCTCTCTCACAAGCCACAATAAATATGCCGGGTGGCTCGCATTATCCTCTCAGACCGCTGCCGCGCCACCACCATGCTGCTTACTATTTGTTAATCGAAGCAAAGCTAGCGGACGCTAAAGGGTTAGCTGCAAGCAAAAGTATCGCAGCAAGCGCGCAAAGCATCGTTAGCTTTGTACTGCAACGCGCGGTTGGGGTATACAGAGGTGGATAGAATGCAATTCAAACAACTGATGCTAGTGGGGATAATAACGACGGCAGGCTGTGTCACTGTTACCGATATCCCTGACAATCATCCTCAGGCGATGGCCGATTCAAGAATTGATCTGGGATTAGGCTATCTCAGCCAAGGTAATATGAATAAAGCACGTGAAAATCTTTACCGCGCTGCGCGTCATGCGCCGGACTA from Vibrio ostreae encodes the following:
- a CDS encoding TolC family protein, yielding MKVKSISVLLTSLLALPSAFAAPISFDQAWEILQRQNHSLAAERANVDHFEHLYNATSSLNLPSVTVGANYTRLDQDVTLSLKQVADSAGGIVAPAALAPLFTSLGSLTSTITERDIFSSSIRAVWPIFTGGRITAAQNAAEGKKEEAQSQLAMEVQARYEDLAKYYFSVVLAQEVLQTRIEVEKGLTQHRDNALKLEQQGQIARVERLQAEASLDKATVERKKAQKDLDIAQSALTQILNQPQMVEPSGDLFINPSLPPMSAFIDQTLATYPGLDLLNAKEKQASSLIKAEKGKYYPEVYLYGTYNLYEDDSLASDLRPDWLVGVGVNVPLVENTGRSEQVKAASSLVTQVKYRREQAKQDLSVLVEKTYKEAEQAQEEVEGLNSSLQLAQENLRLRQKAFTQGLSTSVDVVDAELYLASIRTQQAVAGFHYLIALTKLLAISSEMATFPQYQQSAQPLSTAPNPSAAISMTENPIS
- a CDS encoding ABC transporter permease, which produces MKHASVDRSHSGAHNVASRAADGTSPAAGDAGRLPAQWPLLRKDKWLLACLTWLPILLAASIWWIFSAGIVHNLPIGVVDLSHSQLSRQLQRHLDATSTLAVTRQYQNVAAAKQDMVTSNIYAFIVIPSQFDKSVYRSELPQVTTFYNSQYILVGRVISSAIMQAVATLNAEIGIVTSLSAGNQTTQSAMGQVVPVRTQITPLFNKNTNYAQFLVSAIIPAIWQIVIVVSTILILSANTRIYGLHRWLGQRPLLHLSQTLLRYYPIFMIQGAAYLFWFYSVLQWPMHGNLLVLILAQMITTIGCMIMGAVFFFLSLDPARAMSFAGAFTAPSFAFMGITFPTSDMGTIAQAWRSLLPVSHYIEVQVSQVSYGLGGFQSLTHLLPMFGYLFPLLLTVVLMRKHLRTTPVRSDHATD
- a CDS encoding ABC transporter permease, which codes for MRLTDLFKAELKALLSNPVVMLTMFGGVLFYSFLYPLPYSHQTPREQAISIVNLDKSQISYQLERMVDATPQVKVVQRDHSLEQAKQAFLDRKVSGILVIPEHFYKDLLLGTSPTLAFAGDASYFLVYGTIVEGLAQAGGTLSARARVTRLLSQGEPLESAAHHYAAVQSNLKPTFNPRVGYVDYVVPAVFILILQQTLAMSAGLLTGTQRAESGDWQQIPVLPLLFMRTFIIVALYYLLSMYYFGASFSLQGVSTIGQPIQLLTLLLPFLLTACFIGIWLGAVTPRRELVTLIVLISSMPLVFSAGFIWPLEAIPTPIIWLSNLFPSTPGIQGFLALNQMGAEWRQIAPQWTLLWAQAVAWGSLAWWQLQRNHGALTVKVSQAG
- a CDS encoding AAA family ATPase codes for the protein MIPTLTLIRGLPGSGKSTLAKSLPAVHLEADMFFINAQGEYHYRPEQIAQAHAWCQQETENCLKQGKSVVVANTFVRHWEMTAYKKIARQHRAKLVIKVCRGEYPNIHGVEQATIERMRKKWQD
- the metA gene encoding homoserine O-acetyltransferase MetA — translated: MPIKIPDQLPATDVLRTENIFVMSETRASTQGIRPLKVLILNLMPKKIETETQFLRLLSNSPLQVDIELLRIDDRPSKNTPEEHLNEFYRQFELVRHRNFDGLIITGAPLGLVQFEDVVYWDHLQQIMKWAKEHVTSTLYVCWAAQAGLKLLYNLPKQTREEKLSGVYVHENLQPYHPLLRGFDDTFLAPHSRYADFAPGYLETHTDLDILATSDVAGVYLASTKDKRNVFVTGHPEYDALTLHNEYIRDLGAGLEPVMPVNYYPNDDVDNPPRASWRSHGHLLFANWLNYCVYQQTPYDLEHFSEDKFTKDD